From the Nematostella vectensis chromosome 7, jaNemVect1.1, whole genome shotgun sequence genome, the window GAGATGCTGTGAACCCCCAtaaaccccccacccctaacAACAGATACGAGACACATGCCACATTAGTAGCGCAGGAGGATACACCAGAAATTGCGCCCAGTTACAACATTAATGCACCCATAAAGAGACGTGGTGGGGGAGGTACAGTTGTTCCAAGAGGTGCACCTCGAAAACAGCACATTCCTCAAGCTCCACCTAAACAAAGAACTGCTGCCCTGCAGAAAACAAAAGTGCAAAATGTTCCTTTGCCAAACGATGATTCAGATGGTGACATGGGGCATGATTTCAACAGCTTGGATGAACCCCCTCCAAATCTATCAAGATTAAAAGCATTGAGGATGAAAAAACTAAGCCAGCAGAAAATAAGCCTTCCTAGTAAGCCTGAAAAATTAACAGACTTTCAAAAGTGGCAAATAGAACAGGATAAAGGAAAAGAAGAGAGATTGGAAAAACACAGACAAAAGATGGAGAGCAAGGGAGAGTCACTATCCTTACGTGAAAAAGAACTTCTTGAAAAAATCCAAATGGAGCAAGAAAAACTGCAAAGAATTAAACAACAGCAACTTGAACTTGAAAAGCAAGAGCGcttggagagggaagaggagGAAAGatttaataaaacattaaaaaaagcaGTCTTTGAAAGAGATGAAAGTTTCGTGGAAGAACCACCAAAATCTGTTAAGATTTTAAAGCCTGCAGCTGATGTAACACCTAAGAAACCGAAGAAAGTGAAACACAAACCAGTTATTGCAGACCCTGTACCTGTGGATGAAGAAGAAGAGCCAAAAGAGGACTTCACAAGTTTCTATATTCAACAAGCAGAAAAAGCTGCACAAGAAGTTGAACTAGACCTGTCACCATGCTCTATATGTGGGCGTAATTTCCAGACTGATAGGCTggaaaaacaccaaaaagTGTGTGCAAAGAACTCCACCCGCAAGAGGAAAGCATTTGACATGACCAAGCAGAGAACCGCAGGGACTGAACATGAGAAATATGTTAAAGCTGGTGCTCACAAACAGgaaccagaaaaaaaggtaggttaTTTCTGGTTGTTGAATATAAGctttataccatttccattgaggtATCCACCTCAATGTGGCGAAATATCTACCGAGAGCAGAAGGCTCGAGgtagatatttttaaagccaCTTTCTGCcaaaatggaaatggtatgattgttttagtatataatacaagctttagagcaattttcttttcggaAAACACTTGTAAATCAGCTGTAACACCTgccattttgcttgatttctggcgcaggaaaatatccacctcctaggtgtatattgcattttatcccAAGTTTCTCAACCAATAAAATCGCTTGTCTTTGTGAGGTTCTGAAGTTTTATATACTTATATTTGTAGATTGTTTATTATACATTTTAGATCACCAAACTCTGGCCAAACTTCATTAGTTAGACTGCATAAAAGCAAACCGGTATATCCCCACCTCTATCTCCTTTTTTTATCACTTTGAGTTGATTAATGAAAAAAGTATGTCTAATCACAAAATGGAAATGCGGATAATGATTGACTGATTGAATCATTTCCAGGCTCGAAAAATAGACTGGAGGGCCCAGCATGAGAGCTTTATCAAGGCCATCCGCTACGCTAAGGGGTCCAGCGATGAGCCACCACCTGTTATGGAGAATCCACACTATGTGCAATGCCCTCACTGTGAGAGAAAATTCAACCCGGAGACAGCAGAAAGACACATTCCAAGGTGTAAAGACATCAAAGCCAgacctgcacctccaaagggAAGAAACAAAAGATAAACCATAGCTTATACAGTAGTCTGATTTTGGAGAATAGATGAATAATTTATATATAATTCAAGATGTCATTTTTATTGTGAGACAAATCTATTTATATTTAGGTATTTTAGCATTAAATTAGTGAAAAGTATTATAAACAAGTGCTAAAATATGTACAGAATTTTACGGCCCTGGAGGTTTTACATTCTCAAGGCAACTTATATTAGGGAACTTACTTTTTATGCCTTATATATAAAAgacttatttttttgttacgaAGTGAAGTAACTATATTTTTCTAGCGCAATTCATACACAAGCCAAGAATTCAAAACCCGCATCACTGCCTTTTAAAGTTGGATTGTGTTGCTATTC encodes:
- the LOC5500288 gene encoding zinc finger C2HC domain-containing protein 1C, whose protein sequence is MAEPVSYEFLSCVNLHRPPFPMQDLASSSTLTSMPQSMQGNGVSQRQPKYSRLEMMKLNIEKKRKKDVQDRREVSQSNPRNAKSGGTVRAFFAERRAMEAEAKQKENAAYLPPIDAHFRQMKGQNPGSLGSPQKSPQVQNPSPGQQAPSHGNVRNMYHRKKGKGVDKQNPLPPLHRDAVNPHKPPTPNNRYETHATLVAQEDTPEIAPSYNINAPIKRRGGGGTVVPRGAPRKQHIPQAPPKQRTAALQKTKVQNVPLPNDDSDGDMGHDFNSLDEPPPNLSRLKALRMKKLSQQKISLPSKPEKLTDFQKWQIEQDKGKEERLEKHRQKMESKGESLSLREKELLEKIQMEQEKLQRIKQQQLELEKQERLEREEEERFNKTLKKAVFERDESFVEEPPKSVKILKPAADVTPKKPKKVKHKPVIADPVPVDEEEEPKEDFTSFYIQQAEKAAQEVELDLSPCSICGRNFQTDRLEKHQKVCAKNSTRKRKAFDMTKQRTAGTEHEKYVKAGAHKQEPEKKARKIDWRAQHESFIKAIRYAKGSSDEPPPVMENPHYVQCPHCERKFNPETAERHIPRCKDIKARPAPPKGRNKR